The following coding sequences lie in one Rutidosis leptorrhynchoides isolate AG116_Rl617_1_P2 chromosome 6, CSIRO_AGI_Rlap_v1, whole genome shotgun sequence genomic window:
- the LOC139854201 gene encoding uncharacterized protein: MAPSNKYDKIYTVTSVHHLIPIKLDLAKLNYTHWSTLFSTHCHAFNVHSFLEAASTTDPPDEETRNADAVVLSWIFLTISEPLLERVLNMQPKTSHDAWEFLKKIFHDNKRSKIVELTAELRSLHNGDLTAEQYFRKVESISALLSNLGSTIKDEELVTYAINGLNDRFPHAQHIIIHSDPFPNFETVRSVITLEEMQLTRKNRITTESQGTPSAPTVLVAQTTPPSTITPRLPSTPEVYRNFNRGHCRFADKCRYLHHSTPRTPTPTISSRPNGNNQARLLEIIAAQQQLLLQQGHSRASFTPAAQLDFRPYTPLHT; the protein is encoded by the coding sequence ATGGCACCCTCCAACAAATACGATAAAATCTACACCGTGACATCGGTTCATCATCTCATTCCTATTAAGCTTGATCTTGCCAAACTCAACTACACACATTGGAGTACTCTCTTTAGTACTCACTGCCACGCCTTTAATGTCCATAGCTTTCTTGAAGCCGCCTCAACCACAGATCCACCCGATGAAGAAACACGCAACGCTGACGCGGTGGTGCTCAGTTGGATCTTCCTAACAATCTCGGAACCCCTACTTGAACGGGTTCTAAACATGCAACCCAAAACATCCCATGATGCTTGGGAATTTCTCAAAAAGATTTTTCATGATAATAAACGCTCCAAGATCGTTGAGCTCACAGCAGAACTTCGCTCACTACACAACGGAGATCTCACCGCTGAGCAATATTTTCGGAAGGTAGAATCCATCTCCGCACTTTTAAGCAACCTTGGTTCCACCATCAAAGATGAAGAACTCGTTACTTATGCAATAAATGGGTTAAATGATCGATTTCCTCACGCACAACACATCATCATTCATAGTGATCCCTTTCCAAACTTTGAGACGGTTCGTTCCGTGATCACCTTAGAAGAAATGCAGTTAACACGCAAAAACCGCATCACCACCGAATCTCAGGGGACACCATCTGCCCCTACGGTTCTCGTTGCTCAGACCACTCCTCCAAGCACTATCACGCCACGCCTGCCTTCTACTCCCGAAGTCTATCGCAATTTTAATCGCGGGCACTGTCGATTCGCGGACAAATGTCGATACTTACATCACTCAACACCACGCACACCAACTCCTACTATCTCTTCTCGCCCTAATGGCAACAACCAGGCTCGCCTTCTGGAGATCATTGCAGCCCAACAACAGCTATTACTCCAACAGGGCCACTCACGGGCCAGTTTCACACCTGCGGCCCAACTTGACTTCCGGCCTTATACCCCCTTGCACACATGA